The following are from one region of the Sorghum bicolor cultivar BTx623 chromosome 2, Sorghum_bicolor_NCBIv3, whole genome shotgun sequence genome:
- the LOC8081599 gene encoding serine/arginine-rich splicing factor 4 — MKAKASAADEDDGEPKKIRSSRNKRRRRHHSRSSSSSESPPRKRSKKHSKRIPDKKSKRNKASGSSSRRRRHRSLSPSRSLSSSSNPSSVARRSGSSCRSSSASERSVSPPPRSRSRDVRRKKGRGRDREKDRKGRKVWRSASSSSTSASSDRSRSRSRSKSKSKSKSKSKSKSRKRRTVGGTKDGATRDKMDAEYTNRRSSRSDMNMDEDLDRDGDKLAIDDIDRYKKNSELESSPSKNGNETEEIVPASGGNSDAQDLELILRQKALENFRKFRAAATIGGKTNNGGAEKEALTDDSLKNAGTKVAEATHFQSQGSLGARHSVGSPRSQIFGNGASRTWKQDNSAGMSCGAGSPGLLEPAETGGPTQLKGRAVESTRLASQFLSPLDARNGRSVMQRLVPPPGSSASVNQRLGSSAGLNHVNGAPRIRSVVSIPNRERLDGSTHTTPPRPSEDSSPVESSGKVGLPLTDTNKAEGTSVENRKTSEAPASNGSVLSPAEDKNQPRIEDKDGFQKKTFSRMHDGETVEVSYKVYIPKKTPALARRKLQR, encoded by the exons ATGAAGGCCAAGGCATCCGCCGCCGACGAG GATGACGGTGAGCCCAAGAAGATCAGGTCCTCACGCAATAAGCGCCGGCGACGCCATCACAGCCGCTCCTCGTCTAGTTCTGAGTCTCCGCCCCGCAAGCGCTCCAAGAAGCACAGCAAGAGGATTCCTGACAAGAAGAGTAAGAGGAACAAGGCTagtggcagcagcagccgcagacGTCGGCACCGTAGTCTTAGCCCTAGCCGTAgcctcagcagcagcagcaacccttCCTCAGTAGCCCGACGCAGTGGCTCCTCATGTAGAAGCAGCAGCGCCTCTGAGAGGTCGGTGAGCCCGCCGCCCAGGAGTCGCTCCAGAGATgttaggaggaagaaggggagggggagggacAGAGAGAAGGATCGCAAGGGGAGAAAGGTGTGGAGATCGGCAAGTTCCTCGAGCACTTCAGCAAGTAgtgacaggagcaggagcaggagcaggagcaagaGCAAGAGCAAGAGCAAGAGCAAGAGCAAGAGCAAGAGCAGGAAGCGGAGGACTGTTGGTGGCACTAAGGATGGCGCTACAAGGGATAAGATGGATGCTGAGTACACCAATCGCCGTTCTTCCCGGTCTGACATGAACATGGATGAGGATCTTGATAGGGATGGAGACAAACTTGCCATTGATGATATTGACAGGTACAAGAAGAATTCAGAATTGGAGAGCTCGCCTTCCAAAAATGGCAATGAAACAGAAGAGATCGTACCTGCCAGTGGTGGAAATTCAGATGCTCAGGATCTGGAGCTGATTCTTAGGCAGAAAGCTCTTGAGAACTTCAGGAAGTTCAGGGCAGCAGCGACCATAGGAGGCAAAACAAATAATGGAGGTGCAGAGAAGGAAGCATTAACAGATGATAGCCTAAAGAATGCCGGCACAAAGGTTGCTGAAGCCACCCATTTTCAGAGTCAGGGAAGTCTTGGAGCCAGACATTCTGTTGGATCACCTAGATCGCAGATTTTTGGGAATGGTGCAAGTCGTACATGGAAGCAGGACAACAGTGCTGGCATGAGTTGTGGAGCTGGATCACCTGGATTACTTGAGCCTGCTGAGACTGGTGGCCCAACTCAACTGAAGGGAAGAGCCGTAGAATCAACTCGTTTGGCTTCTCAGTTTTTGTCACCACTTGATGCTAGGAATGGTCGCAGTGTAATGCAAAGGCTGGTGCCTCCTCCTGGTAGTTCTGCTAGTGTAAATCAAAGGTTAGGAAGCAGTGCAGGGCTGAATCATGTCAATGGAGCTCCAAGGATTAGATCAGTTGTGAGCATACCCAATAGGGAAAGGCTTGATGGTAGCACACATACTACACCCCCTAGGCCCAGTGAGGATTCTTCCCCTGTTGAAAGCAGCGGCAAAGTTGGACTCCCTTTGACTGACACTAACAAGGCTGAAGGAACTAGTGTAGAGAATAGAAAAACAAGTGAAGCTCCAGCGTCTAACGGTTCCGTATTGTCTCCTGCCGAGGACAAGAACCAGCCCAGGATTGAGGATAAAGATGGTTTTCAGAAGAAGACTTTCTCTAGAATGCATGATGGAGAGACAGTGGAG GTCAGCTACAAGGTATACATACCCAAGAAGACCCCGGCCCTTGCACGGAGGAAACTGCAGCGCTGA
- the LOC8081601 gene encoding DDB1- and CUL4-associated factor 4 — translation MPPKELPGFYYDPEKNRYFPIRGPIPGAAARRPPAPAPAVPPPPADTTGCSRKRAMRPELLSAREMYGGGVISCNNAARSTFKQQCQYAQASQPMVWKYQHTTSVADKAIEQLNAMVQTPQGLKEFRVLVTGSMNGSIRLYGLGTALNNFENEAEFLPQPAWTPAGKHKAGALPSIWSSEVGYITFSSSISCIKKLGRHVPDASNTNSSVQRSLVATLGSGESGGSIYIMDLSEAIDSAMGLWTAYRVHSLDRTMWTADCSSDGTHAAFGSDIGAGLLDLETRGLSWLCQSKSDVLSLKFVHSGNVVLCGLRNGSIAPVDVRQKQHNQPTGVASSSNARRTVPMLPTRHAGKKRNQAGMDKISSVISMSSAVCSLVTLSSDENYFLGSSMDGSIKLFDLRLIQKGGIQSYEGHVNSHTHLPIVVDPSETLLMSGGEDCAVRIWSIKTGELLFAQSMSDTLFTAFCWPESSHDLCSSSLFDLNHSWGAWLGSRAGLFYMHGT, via the exons ATGCCGCCCAAAG AGCTGCCGGGGTTCTACTACGACCCAGAGAAGAATCGCTACTTCCCTATCAGGGGCCCCATCCCGGGCGCTGCTGCCCGCCGCCCtcccgctcccgctcccgcAGTGCCACCGCCGCCCGCGGACACAACGGGATGCAGCAGGAAGAGGGCGATGCGGCCGGAGCTGCTCAGCGCCAGGGAGATGTACGGCGGCGGGGTCATCTCCTGCAATAACGCCGCCAGGTCCACGTTCAAGCAGCAGTGCCAGTACGCGCAGGCGTCTCAGCCCATG GTCTGGAAGTATCAACACACCACTTCTGTGGCTGATAAGGCGATTGAACAATTGAACGCCATGGTTCAGACACCGCAAGGGTTGAAAGAGTTCAGGGTGCTAGTCACCGGCAGCATGAATGGTTCGATTCG GTTATACGGATTAGGAACTGCTCTGAATAACTTTGAGAATGAGGCAGAGTTTTTGCCCCAACCTGCTTGGACTCCCGCGGGAAAGCACAAGGCAGGTGCACTTCCCAGCATTTGGTCATCTGAAGTAGGCTACATAACTTTCTCATCCAGTATATCATGTATAAAGAAGCTTGGACGTCATGTCCCTGATGCATCCAACACCAATTCATCAGTTCAGCGATCATT GGTGGCTACTCTTGGATCTGGAGAATCTGGCGGCTCTATATATATTATGGATCTTTCTGAAGCTATTGACTCGGCAATGGGATTATGGACTGCCTATAGAGTTCATTCACTTGATCGTACAATGTGGACAGCTGATTGTAGTTCTGATGGCACACATGCAGCTTTCG GTTCAGACATTGGTGCCGGTCTACTCGATTTGGAAACAAGGGGACTATCGTGGCTATGTCAATCTAAAAGTGACGTTCTTTCCCTGAAATTTGTGCACTCG GGAAACGTTGTGCTGTGTGGTCTACGGAATGGGAGTATAGCCCCTGTTGATGTACGGCAAAAGCAGCATAATCAGCCTACTGGAGTAGCTTCATCAAGCAATGCTAGGAGGACAGTTCCCATGCTGCCCACAAGGCATGCCGGGAAGAAGAGAAACCAG GCTGGCATGGATAAAATTTCAAGTGTTATTTCTATGTCATCAGCGGTTTGTAG CTTGGTTACACTCTCATCAGATGAGAACTACTTCTTAGGAAGCTCCATGGATGGATCT ATCAAACTCTTTGATCTTCGTCTCATTCAGAAGGGAGGTATACAGTCGTATGAGGGGCATGTGAACTCACACACACATTTACCAATTGTTGTTGATCCATCTGAGACCTTACTTATGTCAG GTGGGGAGGACTGCGCTGTTCGCATTTGGAGCATCAAAACAGGGGAGCTACTATTTGCACAGAGCATGTCAGACACTCTCTTCACGGCATTTTGTTGGCCCGAAAGCAGCCATGACTTGTGCAGTTCTTCGCTGTTTGATCTAAACCACAGCTGGGGAGCTTGGTTGGGATCACGTGCTGGGCTGTTCTATATGCATGGTACTTGA